A genomic stretch from Aedes albopictus strain Foshan chromosome 2, AalbF5, whole genome shotgun sequence includes:
- the LOC115268143 gene encoding uncharacterized protein LOC115268143: MPENEVYDCGACERPNSADVGMVACDSCAVWYHYVCAGVSPGIRDRTWRCGKCQPVLPPEITGTKKKTSKKLPASLSVLGATSEITKTSNAELKKTSDKSKSSAKSKAMAVSNAAAGGEPSAGNVTPIKNPEVVISTKPSDREMRSSKSSTSTTRARAQLALQRLEDERLLEERKLKQERVRLEEESIRLEKEKLLKEREHAIQAKELAIQEKYLRDKFVLEDQIADEESSQNSSVSGRKSRTKAWLKSQHELSEHSRNNDLASSIRPPQVDAGSEREEAHRQNVLDGVSNFRTERDGSDNRRRYYGVEPNASRLPHEDEGSVMSSHGVGPNAAQIAARQIWPKKLPTFSGDPEEWPIFVHSFESANAACGFSDVENVIRLRECLRGPARDAVVTKLMFPESVRAIMDTLRRLYGRPEILVKNLLDKVRRVEAPKPERLDSLINFGLTVQQLCDHLAAAKLKGHLSNPTLLGELVEKLPASIKMEWARFKRAYSEPTLQHFGMFMEEIVDDASEVTIATQQKSTGGRVDKDKPKERGHVYSHEDTSGMQNHVPERQPCPICGKTDHRVRNCERFQQLGLEARLKAVERCKLCEVCLFDHGQWKCRSRIRCNVAQCRARHNPLLHRPTQEPRQRQLRASECNTHERTQRSVFFRIIPVTLFNGNTKCETFAFLDEGSSLTLIETSLARQLGVTGVPEPLELRWTASVMRNEKDSKRVDLEIAGKGLPRRFVLKNAHTVEELNLPNQSLMFGVLSERFEHLRNLPISSYSEANPRILLGLAPLDSCVGRPGEPIAVKSLLGWSIYGPDGNGHSKKGFLNVHQCNCDSDRELNDLVRQQFVLEESLTRQTPMLQSAEEKRACEILDSTTKFVDGRYETALLWKTDDVEVPDSLPMAMKRLKSFEAQLAKNSSLRDSVNQQIIDYIQKGYIHKATEEELVEISSRQVWYLPLGLVTHPKKQKKRLVWDGRAQVNGVSLNSLLLKGPDLLVSLPSVICKFREKRIGFGGDIREMFLQLRMRQSDKYFQCFSFQFDPRYPPEVYIADVAMFGATCSPCVAQYVLRVNADKWANEFPLAAEAIKNKTYMDDYYDSADTPEEAAELAVQVRTIHARGGFEMRNWVSNSDEVLEKLGETPDKEPRLLQSVPEERWERVLGMLWHPDSDTLTFSTELASELLPFVSDNRRPTKRIALRIIMSLFDPLGLLAPYLVHGRTLIQDLWRSGVQWDEEMKDEEFAKWTRWVELLPAISELSVPRCYFALMDPLFYRTLQCHVFTDASEAGYGCAVYFRIKDDSEQVQCTLVMAKSKVAPLKHLSIPRLELEAAVLGSRMVNTVLSNHSVQPRDVYLWTDSSTVLSWIRSDHRRYKQFVAHRIGEILSLTQAECWRWVPSKDNVADCLTKWVRDTEPDSNGRWFKGPAFLYLSEDEWPQQRVKTNTAEELRTSFVLAHISLPTTIIDVSRISKWSVLLRTVACLYRFISNCRLRVLGRPIETIPATINQVKCLKRSVPSCGVPLKQEEFQRAECFLWRTAQIECYPDEMRTLLKNRDQPVAEWKSIEKSSPLYKLSPFADEYGIVRMEGRTAAAAHANFDARFPIILPRDNQITQLLLEFYHHQCGHANTETVVNEVRQRFEISRLRSAVGNVSRNCIACKVRKCKPFPPRMAPLPEQRLISNVRPFSYVGIDYMGPLEVTVGRRREKRYVAVFTCLVVRAVHLEVAYDLSTESCIMAIRRFTRRRGSPVQIFSDNGTNFVGASRELQKQIAHGCAGTFTDARTKWSFNPPSAPHMGGVWERMVRSVKEGMTTLDDGRKLTDEILWTTLVEVEGLINSRPLTYMPQEMNTSEALTPNHFILGSSSGAHEPMEPPVDLGCVLRSSFLRSQQLANDVWERWSKEYLPTINRRTKWLDEVRSLKVGDLVYVAEGKRRSWTRGIVDEVIFGKDGRVRQAIVQTPTGKLKRPVVEVPKK, translated from the coding sequence ATGCCCGAGAACGAAGTCTACGATTGCGGCGCTTGCGAGCGACCGAATTCCGCCGATGTGGGTATGGTGGCGTGCGATAGTTGTGCCGTTTGGTACCACTACGTTTGTGCCGGAGTTTCGCCAGGAATCCGCGACCGAACGTGGAGATGTGGTAAGTGTCAGCCCGTGCTGCCTCCGGAAATCACCGGGACGAAGAAGAAGACGAGTAAGAAGCTTCCGGCGAGCTTGAGTGTCCTCGGTGCGACGAGTGAGATTACGAAGACAAGCAACGCCGAACTGAAGAAAACGTCCGACAAGTCCAAAAGCTCTGCGAAATCCAAGGCTATGGCTGTTTCCAACGCCGCCGCGGGCGGTGAACCCTCCGCCGGAAATGTGACTCCGATAAAGAATCCGGAAGTTGTAATTTCTACCAAACCGTCCGATAGGGAGATGCGATCTTCCAAGTCCAGTACTTCAACCACCAGGGCTCGAGCGCAATTAGCATTGCAGCGATTAGAGGACGAGCGACTGTTGGAGGAACGGAAATTGAAGCAGGAACGGGTGCGGCTGGAGGAAGAAAGCATCCGGCTGGAGAAGGAGAAGCTACTAAAGGAACGGGAGCACGCTATCCAGGCCAAGGAATTGGCGATACAAGAGAAGTACTTGCGGGACAAGTTCGTGTTGGAAGATCAGATTGCTGACGAGGAAAGCAGTCAAAATTCGAGCGTTTCGGGTCGCAAGAGTAGGACCAAGGCCTGGTTGAAAAGTCAACACGAACTAAGCGAGCACAGCAGAAATAACGATTTGGCAAGTTCAATTCGACCACCACAAGTCGACGCGGGAAGCGAACGCGAAGAAGCCCACAGACAAAACGTTTTGGACGGGGTTTCCAACTTTCGGACGGAGCGCGATGGTTCCGACAACCGACGTCGTTACTACGGAGTTGAACCGAATGCTTCCAGGTTGCCGCATGAGGACGAAGGATCCGTGATGAGCTCTCACGGGGTGGGGCCAAACGCCGCACAGATAGCAGCGAGACAGATTTGGCCGAAGAAGCTTCctacattttcgggtgatccgGAAGAATGGCCGATATTCGTCCACAGCTTCGAGTCGGCCAATGCAGCGTGCGGTTTTTCGGACGTAGAGAACGTCATTCGTTTACGTGAGTGTTTGCGAGGTCCAGCACGAGATGCCGTCGTCACGAAGCTCATGTTTCCCGAGAGCGTCAGAGCGATTATGGACACCCTGCGGCGATTGTACGGCAGGCCGGAGATTTTGGTGAAAAACCTACTTGACAAGGTTCGTCGGGTGGAGGCACCAAAGCCTGAGAGACTGGATTCGTTGATCAACTTTGGGCTGACGGTGCAGCAGCTATGCGACCACTTGGCAGCCGCAAAACTGAAGGGTCATCTGTCGAATCCCACCTTGCTTGGGGAATTAGTGGAAAAGTTGCCAGCCTCAATTAAGATGGAGTGGGCCAGGTTCAAAAGGGCGTATAGTGAACCAACGCTTCAGCACTTCGGCATGTTTATGGAGGAGATAGTTGACGACGCCAGTGAAGTTACGATCGCCACTCAACAGAAATCAACCGGTGGGAGAGTCGACAAGGACAAACCGAAGGAAAGGGGACATGTATATTCCCATGAAGACACGTCGGGAATGCAGAACCACGTACCAGAGAGACAACCTTGCCCGATCTGCGGAAAAACAGATCATCGTGTAAGAAACTGTGAACGATTCCAGCAGCTAGGACTCGAAGCTCGTCTAAAGGCCGTCGAACGATGCAAGTTGTGCGAAGTTTGCTTGTTCGATCACGGGCAATGGAAGTGTCGTTCAAGAATCCGATGTAACGTTGCCCAATGCCGGGCTCGTCATAACCCACTACTGCATCGCCCAACGCAAGAACCACGTCAGCGTCAGCTCCGAGCTTCGGAGTGTAATACGCACGAGCGAACGCAAAGATCGGTCTTTTTCAGGATCATTCCTGTTACACTTTTCAACGGAAATACGAAATGTGAAACATTCGCGTTTTTGGATGAGGGATCCTCGCTGACCCTTATCGAAACTAGCTTGGCGCGTCAGCTTGGTGTCACAGGTGTTCCAGAGCCCTTGGAATTGCGTTGGACTGCGAGCGTGATGCGAAACGAGAAGGATTCAAAGCGTGTGGACCTGGAGATAGCCGGAAAAGGTCTGCCGAGACGCTTCGTCTTGAAAAACGCTCACACTGTCGAAGAATTGAACCTACCCAACCAGAGCCTGATGTTTGGCGTACTATCGGAAAGGTTCGAACATCTCCGGAATCTCCCCATATCGTCGTACTCTGAAGCCAATCCGAGGATCCTTCTAGGACTTGCGCCGCTGGATAGCTGCGTGGGCCGACCGGGAGAACCAATCGCCGTGAAGTCTCTGCTAGGTTGGTCTATCTATGGACCTGATGGAAATGGACATTCGAAAAAAGGCTTTCTAAACGTACACCAATGCAATTGTGACTCCGACCGAGAACTGAACGACCTTGTCCGGCAGCAGTTTGTACTGGAGGAGTCGCTAACCAGGCAAACACCAATGCTTCAGTCCGCTGAAGAAAAGAGAGCCTGTGAGATACTGGACAGCACTACAAAGTTTGTGGATGGGCGGTATGAAACTGCTTTGCTCTGGAAAACCGATGATGTCGAGGTGCCGGATAGCCTTCCAATGGCGATGAAGCGTCTGAAAAGTTTCGAGGCTCAATTAGCCAAAAATTCGAGTCTACGGGACAGCGTGAACCAGCAAATCATCGATTATATACAGAAGGGCTATATTCACAAGGCCACGGAAGAAGAACTGGTCGAGATCAGCAGCAGACAAGTGTGGTACTTACCGCTGGGCTTGGTGACGCATCCAAAGAAGCAGAAAAAGCGACTGGTTTGGGACGGTAGGGCGCAGGTGAACGGAGTCTCACTAAACTCGCTGTTGCTAAAGGGCCCTGACCTTCTGGTGTCGCTCCCGTCTGTAATTTGCAAGTTCCGCGAGAAACGCATCGGATTTGGAGGCGATATCCGGGAAATGTTTTTACAACTACGAATGCGACAATCGGACAAGTATTTCCAGTGCTTCTCGTTCCAGTTCGATCCTCGTTATCCACCTGAAGTGTACATAGCGGACGTTGCGATGTTCGGAGCAACTTGTTCACCCTGCGTTGCGCAGTATGTGCTACGTGTCAATGCGGATAAATGGGCGAACGAATTCCCTTTGGCGGCGGAGGCGATCAAAAATAAAACCTACATGGACGATTACTACGACAGCGCCGATACTCCTGAAGAAGCGGCAGAATTAGCCGTGCAAGTACGTACCATCCATGCCCGGGGAGGATTCGAGATGAGGAACTGGGTTAGCAACAGTGACGAAGTGTTGGAAAAGCTCGGCGAAACTCCGGACAAGGAACCACGTTTGCTGCAATCTGTCCCGGAAGAAAGGTGGGAACGTGTTCTAGGGATGTTGTGGCACCCGGATTCTGATACTTTGACCTTTTCAACCGAACTGGCGTCAGAGTTACTTCCCTTTGTCTCCGATAATAGAAGGCCGACGAAACGCATCGCTCTTAGGATCATTatgagtctttttgatccccttgGCTTGTTAGCACCGTACCTTGTTCACGGACGTACTTTGATCCAAGATCTGTGGAGAAGTGGAGTACAATGGGATGAGGAAATGAAGGACGAGGAGTTTGCCAAATGGACGCGCTGGGTGGAACTGCTACCCGCTATAAGTGAGCTTAGCGTTCCGCGTTGCTACTTCGCCCTGATGGATCCACTGTTTTATCGAACGCTACAGTGTCACGTTTTCACTGACGCCAGCGAAGCCGGCTATGGATGTGCTGTGTACTTCCGCATTAAGGACGATTCCGAACAAGTGCAATGTACATTGGTTATGGCGAAAAGCAAAGTGGCCCCCCTTAAGCACCTGTCGATACCACGGTTAGAATTGGAAGCGGCAGTGTTGGGGTCGAGAATGGTAAACACTGTTCTGTCGAACCATTCTGTACAACCTCGGGACGTGTATTTGTGGACCGATTCATCGACGGTACTCTCGTGGATTCGCTCGGACCATAGACGATACAAACAGTTTGTCGCTCATCGTATCGGAGAGATATTGTCCTTAACACAAGCTGAGTGCTGGCGATGGGTACCATCCAAGGACAACGTGGCCGACTGCCTGACGAAATGGGTACGCGACACCGAACCGGATTCGAATGGTAGATGGTTTAAAGGACCAGCGTTTCTCTACCTTTCTGAAGATGAGTGGCCGCAACAACGAGTGAAGACGAACACAGCCGAAGAGTTGCGGACGAGTTTCGTGTTGGCTCACATCTCGCTGCCCACCACGATTATAGATGTTTCAAGGATCTCGAAGTGGAGCGTGTTACTGCGAACTGTAGCCTGCCTATATCGCTTCATCAGCAACTGTCGATTGCGCGTTCTTGGGCGGCCAATAGAGACTATCCCAGCAACTATAAACCAAGTGAAATGTCTCAAACGGTCTGTTCCCTCGTGTGGTGTACCACTGAAGCAAGAAGAGTTCCAGCGAGCAGAGTGCTTTCTATGGAGAACGGCACAAATCGAATGCTATCCGGATGAAATGCGAACCCTGTTGAAGAACCGCGATCAGCCTGTCGCGGAATGGAAGTCCATCGAGAAGAGCAGCCCGCTGTATAAACTGTCACCGTTCGCCGACGAATACGGAATTGTTCGAATGGAAGGAAGGACAGCTGCCGCTGCCCACGCGAATTTTGACGCGAGGTTCCCTATAATACTCCCCAGGGACAATCAGATTACCCAGCTACTGTTGGAGTTTTACCATCATCAATGCGGCCACGCGAACACAGAAACGGTCGTTAACGAAGTTCGTCAACGTTTCGAGATATCGCGTCTACGCTCGGCTGTTGGAAACGTTAGCCGAAATTGTATCGCTTGCAAGGTACGCAAATGTAAACCGTTTCCTCCTCGGATGGCTCCTTTACCCGAACAACGACTGATCTCGAACGTCCGACCCTTCAGCTACGTTGGTATCGATTACATGGGCCCATTGGAAGTGACCGTTGGTCGGCGCAGAGAAAAGCGATACGTAGCGGTTTTCACTTGCCTCGTGGTTCGTGCCGTCCATTTGGAGGTTGCATACGATTTGTCTACTGAATCGTGTATTATGGCTATCCGGAGATTCACTCGAAGACGCGGATCTCCTGTTCAAATCTTCTCGGACAATGGCACTAACTTTGTGGGTGCCAGCCGAGAACTACAAAAGCAAATAGCTCATGGTTGCGCCGGTACTTTCACCGATGCGCGAACCAAATGGTCCTTCAATCCCCCCTCCGCTCCACACATGGGCGGAGTGTGGGAACGAATGGTGCGGAGCGTAAAAGAAGGCATGACTACGTTGGACGATGGGCGCAAATTGACCGATGAAATATTGTGGACAACGCTTGTCGAAGTAGAGGGGTTGATTAACTCCCGACCGCTCACCTACATGCCGCAGGAGATGAATACTTCCGAAGCCTTGACTCCCAATCATTTTATACTCGGATCTTCGTCTGGTGCGCACGAGCCTATGGAACCGCCGGTCGACCTCGGATGTGTCCTGCGGAGTAGCTTCCTAAGATCTCAGCAGTTAGCGAACGACGTCTGGGAGCGATGGTCGAAAGAGTATCTCCCAACCATCAACAGGAGAACTAAGTGGCTGGATGAAGTCAGGTCTCTGAAGGTCGGCGACCTCGTCTATGTGGCAGAAGGCAAAAGAAGATCGTGGACGAGAGGTATTGTAGACGAAGTAATTTTTGGCAAGGACGGGAGAGTTCGGCAAGCGATTGTGCAGACACCAACCGGTAAGTTGAAGCGTCCAGTtgtagaagtcccaaaaaaatga